Proteins encoded together in one Verrucomicrobiia bacterium window:
- a CDS encoding putative porin, producing the protein MRINVAATRSSNPLRSQTRFLSVRWTVVLTTALLAAGRLAGRGEDTSDPIINLFLQKGFITEGEAAKARSEIEALRTNRTEMPHIPPSRWKISDTVQKLELFGDVRLRYEDRSVEAPGGSVDLQRFRYAVRVGLHGDFFDDFYYGVRLDTSANPRSSWVSLGTSSSGSPYQGPFGKSSAGIAIGQAYVGWHPARWDWMDLTVGKMPNPLFTTPLVWDSDLNVEGAAERFHYVVGEADFFATFGQFIYQDVNPASADGGLGFNGLAGQNTENVFQLAWQAGFKYHLTTNTTAKVAATIYHYLGRQRSSTTGPGALSPYFGDPYVGEGAYLGPGSGTVNGSSGYGTSSSLPGYGSTGFPLNQVGLNDLLVVEVPFELNFKLRQLDARVFGDVAYNLQGSDRAKAAAAGYANWLANQPTTPNVQPFAPQTDENMAYQIGFALGSDTGWAARHPWEFKTFWQHTEQYSLDPNLIDSDTFEGRENLEGINVQVSYGLSRHFIGSFRYAHAQRINKRLGTGGSNQDLPQINPIDNFNLFQVDLTLKF; encoded by the coding sequence ATGCGAATTAATGTCGCCGCGACACGGAGCTCCAACCCGCTCCGCAGCCAGACCAGGTTTCTATCCGTCCGTTGGACGGTAGTTCTGACCACCGCCCTGCTCGCCGCCGGGCGCTTGGCGGGCCGGGGCGAAGACACTTCCGACCCGATCATCAATTTGTTTTTGCAAAAGGGTTTCATCACGGAAGGCGAAGCGGCCAAGGCACGCTCCGAGATTGAAGCGCTGCGCACGAACCGGACCGAGATGCCGCATATTCCCCCGTCGCGTTGGAAAATTAGCGACACCGTCCAGAAGCTCGAATTGTTCGGCGACGTGCGGTTGCGCTACGAAGACCGCTCGGTCGAGGCGCCGGGCGGCAGCGTGGATTTGCAGCGCTTCCGCTATGCCGTGCGCGTGGGCTTGCACGGCGATTTTTTTGACGACTTTTATTACGGCGTCCGGCTGGACACCTCCGCCAACCCGCGCTCGTCCTGGGTGAGCTTAGGCACGTCATCCAGTGGTTCGCCCTACCAGGGGCCCTTCGGCAAGTCATCGGCCGGCATCGCAATCGGCCAGGCGTATGTCGGCTGGCATCCCGCCCGTTGGGATTGGATGGATCTCACCGTCGGCAAGATGCCGAACCCTCTCTTCACGACGCCGCTCGTGTGGGATTCCGACCTCAACGTCGAGGGCGCGGCGGAACGTTTCCATTACGTGGTGGGCGAAGCGGATTTCTTCGCCACATTCGGCCAGTTCATCTACCAGGACGTGAATCCGGCTTCGGCCGACGGCGGGCTTGGTTTCAACGGACTGGCCGGACAAAACACCGAAAACGTCTTCCAACTCGCGTGGCAGGCCGGTTTCAAATACCACCTCACCACCAACACCACGGCCAAAGTTGCCGCCACGATTTATCACTACCTCGGCCGGCAGCGCAGTTCCACCACGGGCCCCGGAGCATTGTCGCCGTATTTTGGCGATCCGTATGTTGGCGAGGGTGCGTATCTCGGGCCCGGTTCGGGAACCGTCAACGGCTCCAGCGGCTACGGCACATCCAGTTCGCTGCCCGGTTACGGCAGCACGGGCTTTCCGCTCAATCAAGTGGGTCTGAACGACCTGCTCGTGGTCGAGGTGCCGTTTGAACTGAATTTCAAGCTGCGCCAGCTGGACGCACGCGTGTTTGGCGACGTGGCCTACAATCTCCAAGGCTCCGACCGCGCCAAGGCCGCCGCCGCCGGCTACGCGAACTGGCTCGCCAATCAACCCACCACCCCCAACGTGCAGCCGTTCGCGCCGCAAACGGACGAAAACATGGCCTACCAGATCGGGTTTGCGCTCGGCAGCGACACGGGCTGGGCCGCGCGGCATCCGTGGGAGTTCAAGACCTTCTGGCAGCACACCGAACAGTATTCGCTCGACCCGAACCTCATCGATTCGGACACGTTCGAGGGCCGCGAGAACCTGGAAGGCATCAACGTGCAGGTCTCCTACGGGCTGAGCCGCCATTTCATCGGCTCGTTCCGCTACGCCCACGCCCAACGCATCAACAAGCGTCTCGGCACCGGCGGCAGCAACCAGGACCTGCCGCAGATCAACCCCATCGACAACTTCAATCTCTTTCAAGTTGACCTGACACTGAAGTTTTAA